CCACAATTTTCGCAGCGGCAAAACCCAACGCCAGCCCAAAAAGGTATTGAGTGGCGTGCAGGCCAGAGACAAAATGAGCAGCACCAGCGCATACCAGCCGGTCAAAAGAGTTAGTTCTTGAATCGGGTTGACGCTCAACTGCCCCTGCCGGTAATCCCAGATAATAAGGGCAATGGGCGTGAGCGCCCCAATATGCACGGCCAGCTTAAGCCAGTTCACTTTACGCATTAATAAAATTTTCTCAAATCCATCCCGGCATAGAGTTGAGCCACTTCTTCGGCGTAACCGTTGAAGGGCAAGGTTTTGCGCCGGCCCAATTCGCCAATCCGCCGCTCAGAAGATTGGGACCAGCGGGGATGAGGTACGTCGGGATTGACGTTGGCATAAAAGCCATACTCGTGGGGGGCTGCGGCCATCCACAAGGAGGTCGGCATTTCTTCTACCAGGTCAATCTTTACAATTGACTTGATGCTCTTAAAACCATACTTCCACGGCACCACCAACCGCAGCGGCGCGCCGTTCTGCGGCAATAGTTCTTTGCCATACAGTCCCGTTGATAGAATTGTTAGGTCAAGCATCGCCTCATCCAGCCGCAAACCTTCCACATAGGGCCATTCATACCAGGCGCTCGTCTGGCCGGGCAATCGTTTCGGGTCATACAAGGTTTCAAAACGCACGTATTTGGCCTTTGCCGTCGGCTCCACTTCCTTCAGCAATCCGGCCAGGGGAAAACCCAGCCAGGGAATGACCATAGACCAACCTTCAACGCACCGCATCCGATAAATACGTTCCTCCTGGGTAAACCGGCCCCACAAGTCTTCAATACCAAAAGTTTTGGGTTTGTTGACCAGGCCGCCGACCGCTACCGTCCAGGGTGATGTTTTAAAATCCTTGGCCAGGGCGGCCACGCCTTGTTTGTTGGTGGTGAATTCGTAAAAATTATTGTAAGTGGTGACCGCTTCGTAAGTGGTCAGCGCGTCGCCCAACTCATCGGTGGTCGCCTGGGTTGGGCCGGGGGCAGACGAGTCTGGTTCAACTTCCGGTTTGGCCGGATCCGTGCCGGTAGCCGTCGGTGCGGAGACCAGCGGGTCTTGCCCGCCACAAGCGGCCAGAACCGCCGAACTCAGAGCCAAGGCGCCAACGCCCTTCATAAATTTGCGCCGGGATAGATAAACATGTTCAGGCGTTATTTCAGACGAACGAATTTTAATCATAGTTCCTCCAAGAATTGAATAGTAAACTTACGTTCTATATTCACCGACGAGAGCGGTCGGTGGTCATTGGTCGTTGGTCAGGAATGTCAAATTGTGACCTGCTCTCGCTAAATTTGTAAACTTTCCTTAACAATGTACCGCCTATTTATAACAATTTGCTTAACAAATGATTAAGCCAGGATTAATTTGGCGCTGAATTGTCAATCGAGCCGGTCGGCGGTATAGTATTATTTCACAACCAGCCGGTTGCTTGATAATAGGGTTTTGCATGCGTCAAAACGAACCAAGCGCGCTCTTGATTGCGCTGCCCATCATTTTTATACTCCTCATTATCACCGTGGTCATTGTGGCGGCGCTGTTGCTCACAGACATGCTGGGCGTGGTTGGCGCGACCACTTTGCCCTCGCCCTCCCCCAGCCTTCCGCCTACCCCACCCCCGGCCGGCAATATTTTGACCACGCCTGCTGCGTCCGCCACCTCGTTTCACAGCACCGCCTTGGGTTTTGCCCTGGCCTACCCTCCCGGCTGGCGGAAACAGGAACAAACCCTGGCCGTTATCATCTCGCCCTCCAGAGACGGCCTTGATCCCGCCAACTTCCAGGCCGGCGCGCTCCGGGCCGGCATTCCGGCCGGCAATACGTTGGACCATGCCGAATTACTGCGCGGTCTGCTGGTTCAATTTCCTCCGCCCATCGAGGTGATGAATCAAGGCACGATGAGCCTGGCCGGAGAGAATTGGACCTGGGTAGAATTCACTTTTGGCCAGTCGGCCCAGGGCCAGGCGGGGCAAGGCTTTGCCGCCGCTACAAACAAAAATGAAGTGGGCTATTTTATTGTGGCTGCCGCGCCTGCTCCGCAGTGGCCAGGCATGCAACCTGTTTTTCAACAAACTATCAACAGCTTTCATTTTACCGAAGACGCGGTCCTCCGCCCCACCGACGCCACCCCACCGCCCACCCCCACCCCCACCCCCACCCCCGTCATCTACATTGTGCAATCCGGCGACACCCTGCTGGGCATTGCCCTTCAATTTGGGGTTGACGCCAATACATTGGCCGCCAGAAACGGCATTGAAGTGCCCGAACACTTACAAACCGGCCAAAAATTGATCATTCCCCTCAAATAATAGCAAGATGTTAGGA
This genomic interval from Anaerolineae bacterium contains the following:
- the msrP gene encoding protein-methionine-sulfoxide reductase catalytic subunit MsrP, translating into MIKIRSSEITPEHVYLSRRKFMKGVGALALSSAVLAACGGQDPLVSAPTATGTDPAKPEVEPDSSAPGPTQATTDELGDALTTYEAVTTYNNFYEFTTNKQGVAALAKDFKTSPWTVAVGGLVNKPKTFGIEDLWGRFTQEERIYRMRCVEGWSMVIPWLGFPLAGLLKEVEPTAKAKYVRFETLYDPKRLPGQTSAWYEWPYVEGLRLDEAMLDLTILSTGLYGKELLPQNGAPLRLVVPWKYGFKSIKSIVKIDLVEEMPTSLWMAAAPHEYGFYANVNPDVPHPRWSQSSERRIGELGRRKTLPFNGYAEEVAQLYAGMDLRKFY
- a CDS encoding LysM peptidoglycan-binding domain-containing protein, yielding MRQNEPSALLIALPIIFILLIITVVIVAALLLTDMLGVVGATTLPSPSPSLPPTPPPAGNILTTPAASATSFHSTALGFALAYPPGWRKQEQTLAVIISPSRDGLDPANFQAGALRAGIPAGNTLDHAELLRGLLVQFPPPIEVMNQGTMSLAGENWTWVEFTFGQSAQGQAGQGFAAATNKNEVGYFIVAAAPAPQWPGMQPVFQQTINSFHFTEDAVLRPTDATPPPTPTPTPTPVIYIVQSGDTLLGIALQFGVDANTLAARNGIEVPEHLQTGQKLIIPLK